The genomic segment GCAGAGCGAGCAATCAGAGCTAGAGACGCTCAGAAAGCCATTGCTTAATTACGCGGTTGAACTCATCAGCGCGCTCCACCTGGGACCAGTGACCGCACTGGGAGAAGATATGCACGTCGGCATGAGGGACCACATTCAGCAAATCCCAGGTTCGCGACACCGGAATCACTTTGTCCTGGGTGCCATGAATTAGCAGGACCGGAATATCGAGTTCCGCCAACTTGTCGAAATCGAGGGGTAGCTCATTGCGGTCTCGGTCACGAGCCGCAACAACTTCCTTGAGTCGGTCACTTGCCGTGTCGTTGAGAGCGGAGTTGTAGCGCAAATCCACGAGCTCCTCGGTGATAAGGGTCTTGTCCACCACGAAAAGCTCGAGCGTATCTCGGATACCCTCCCTGGTCAGAGTCGGATTCGAGTGCCCCTTCAATGCACCGGTGAGCTTAGCCCCTCCAGTACCCATGGAGATGATTCCAGCAAGGCGCTCTGGGTGATCGATCGCGAACTGGAAAGCAAGCCACCCACCCAGGGAATTACCGACGATCCAGGTCTTTTCGATACCGAGTGCATCTAGCACGCGAATCGCATGATCGACCCACTGGCGGATTCCATACTCGGTTCCCTCTGCCACCACTGTCTGGCCGTACCCGATGGAATCGATGGCAATGCAACGGCCAAACTCCGCGATCTGGGGCAAGTTGAGCCACCAGTTGGCCGCGGCGGTGACTCCGGTTCCCGATCCGTGCAGGAACAGGATGGGCGTTCCCTCACCCAGTTCGTGGTAGTGCGTGATCTCGCCCGGAGCAGTTTCAAGCCACTTGTCCTCCAGGCCAAAGAAAGGGTCAGTCTTGAAGTCGGGGATGTGTGTCTCAGTCATAGCGCCTACTGTATCCTCCATCACATTTTCAGTTCAGTTACTTGTTCCATTGTGCGGGACGTGGCCCCGTTCCGGATCACTCCCGCGGTCGCGGCACGGAATAGGTGGTAATGAATTTTCCGAGCAGTGTTCCACTGTCACTGGAGTGCACCTCTGTATCTGTCACGATGATTGACTTTCCTGCCCGCACGATTCGGGCAGTAGCAATCGCGTCGCCTGTCTTCGCGTTAGCCACCACGTTAACGGTGGAGGACACAGCCAGCGGAAATACTCCCTCATCCACGTTGTACATCACCAACCATGTGGCAGTGATGTCTGCCAGGCCAAACAGCGCCGGTGCGGCAAACATCCCAGCGGGCTGTGATACCTCTGCCCTCAGAGGCATTCCCACCTTCACGCACTCAGCCGAACCCTCGATTGGGTAAAGACCGAGAGTGATGGCGATGTCATTTACTCGCGAGTAGAACGCGTTCCACTTGTCTTCAAAAGTCATGTCAGCTCCAATGAATCGATATCCGTTGAGTGTTTCTTCACCCGATCAGGCTCAGCAACCATAAGATTCAGTTCCGCCCCGTCTCGCGTTTCGACATCCACCACAAAGTGCATTCCCGCCGATTCGCAGGCGCGCACTCCTTCAAGGTCATCGACATCCACGCCAACAATTACCCGGCGACAGCGTGGATACTCCCTAAACACTCGCTCGATGCAAGCACTCATGCGTTCCGTGGTGCTCAGAGACATCTCGAGGTCGTCGGCACCATAGGGGTAGGTGTGCTTCAATGGAGAACGATCAATGGGGGTGAGGCTAGGCATGAGTATCCTTTCGAATCTCTGCTTCCTCATGAGCGCGTTCGATGGCGAGAACTTCGCGCACATGCTCCCGAATGGCAATCTTGTTCACCTTGCCTGCCGAATTACGATCAATCGTGTCTACCAGCACCAGCTTCTTGGGCAGTTTGTACCGAGCAAGGTGGTGCTCGCAGTGCTCACGCAAGTGCTCAATGGTGAGAGTGGCCCCCTCGTCCAGCTGAACAACCGCCACCACGATTTCCCCCCACTCCGGATCGGGATGGCCGACTACCGTATTTCCTAGTACGCCTTCGGCACCAGCGACTACCCGTTCTACCTCGGCTGGGTAGACATTTTCTCCGCCGGTGATGATGAGGTCTTTGAGCCGATCGACCACATAATAGAAACCATCCTCATCCCGGATACCAATGTCTCCGGAATGAAACCAGCCTGCCGTGTAGGCGGAATTAGTGACCTCGGGGTTGTTCCAGTACCCCGTGGCCACATTCGGACCACGCACCCACATTTCTCCCGAGACACCAGGCTCTTTAACTTCTTCGCCGGTATCAGGGTTCATGAGCTTCACCTCGGTGTAGGGCATTGGAATGCCACAGGAACCAATCTTGGTAGCCGTCATCTCGGGAGGAAGGTAGGTAGCGAAAGGCGACGTCTCCGTGAGCCCCCAGGCCTGTTGGATATTGATTCCTTTCTCCATGTAGCGATGAATCAAAACCGGCGGTACGGGAGCTCCCGCGCAAATGGTGGCGCGCATCGAGCGGAGATTTGAGGAGGCAAAGTTAGGGTGCTTATACATAGCCTCCAGTTGAGCAGGCACAAGAAATGCGGTGGCAACAGAGTATTTCTCGATCTCTTCCAGAACACCCCCCGGGTTGAAATGGCGGTGAATAAGCACAGTATTGCCACGAACGAGAGATCGGATAGAAAAGGAATTCAGCGCACCTACGTGGAACAGCGGAGCGGTAGCGAGAGTGACGTCCCCAGGACGCACATCCACCATCGTGTCAACATTGATCTGATTCCACCACAAATTGCCAAAAGTCAGCTGAGCTCCCTTAGGCAGTCCGGTAGTTCCAGAGGTGAAAAGCAGGAGAGCCAGATCCTTCATGCCCATAGGCCGCACCTTGGGCGCTGGATTCGACTCGCCGGGATCAGGAAAAGTAGACGTCGAATGCCAATAGACAGGGATAGTTTTATCCGGAGGGCTGAGAGAGTCGTCGTCAACAGCCACAACGTGCTGTCTCTCGATTCCATAAACCGTCATGGCTTTGCCCACGTACTCGCCTTCAACTACCACGGTGTGCGGGGTTCCCTGCATCAACAGCTTGGAAACCTCGGGGGCAGATAGGCGGAAGTTGAACGGCATAAAGGTAGCACCCAACCACCAACTTGCGAGCATCGTGTAAAAGAAGCTCACCGAGTTCACACCTATGTAGGCCACGCGATCGCCCTGGCGAACACCTGCCTCATCGAGGTGGAGTACCCACCGCTGCAGAGTGTTATGGAGCTCGCCGTAGGTGATAGTGCGGTTTTCGTAGACTAGCGCCACCGCTTCTGGCTTGTACTGGGCATGTCGCGCAATTTGCGTGACGGGGTTGATGTCTAAAGAGTCCGGATTGTGGACTACTCCATTGATCATCACAAGCAATCGCCTCCTGCGGCTGTGTGGAAGCCGCGCGCGGCAATGCCTCCATCGATCTGGATGACTGAGCCAGTCATGTTAGCTCCGTCAGCAGGATCCGCAAGCATCACGTAAGGCCCCGTGAAGCTACGTGGATCTGTCGAAATGTCATGCAAAGGAATGTAGGGATTTCCGCCTTCTGGGCGGCGATCCATGGTGTCTTTGAAACTACGGCTATCGAGACCAGCAGCCGCGGGACCTCTGAGATCAGTCCGCATGCCGCCAACAGCGACGCCATTCACTCGAACTTTGGGGGCGAGCTCGTGCGCAAATTGAAGCATCAGCCCTCGATCTGCGAATTTTGCCGCGGTGTAGACGGGGCCACCGCCCGCGGGATAGTACGACGCATTCGAGAGGGTCATGATGATAGAGCCTTCCGACTTCACCAGCTCTCTCCACGTCGCTTCAACAGTAAGGAGATAGCCTTTGACGTTGATGCCGAAAACCTCATCGCACACAGATGCAAGCTCGTCACCGTTAAGCCGTGTGACCGAACGGTTGTAATCCCAGATACCCGCGTTGGGAATAACAGTGTCGATCCCTCCAAACATCCGGCAGGTCTCATCGACTGCAGCGTGAAGCTCGTGAGGCGAGCGCACATCGGCACTACAGGCAAGTGCCCGGGATGTCCCAAGCTCTGTCGTCACTGCGTGCGCTCGTTCGAGCGATACGTCCACGACGGAGACATTGGCACCTTCTGCGTGAAATCTTCGTGCTAGGGCCGCCCCTAACCCCGAGCCTGCACCGGTGATGAACAACGTATGACCTTGAAAACGCTGCTGCGTCATAGCGATTCTCTTCCTGTCTTTGAGGGAGCCGACCAGCTAGAAGAAGGTAGATATGTTTTTCGACGTCAAGACATTGATGTCCAACAGAATGCGGCGATCAAAAATCTTGAAGCCTTCACCTGTGGTACGAAGCAGATCTGTGCGAGTTCCAGCGAAGGTGTCCTGTTCTGTTTCCAGTCGAGTGCGCCACACGAGGAAGTTACTTCGTGCTTCGATGACCGGCTCACCGGCAAGATCTGCATGCCGGAAAACAAGGTTGCTAATAAGATGCCTGGTTCGAGACGGTGGGTCTTCGGCCCACGCCATTCCCGAGTCAAACCGGCGGATACGCCACGCTAACGATTCCTTGGTTTCGTCGTAGAATGCCGCTTCGCCATAGGAGGCGACGGATAGTGCTTGTTGCCGACGAAGCCTATTGGACCTGGTGGGCGCCCAGTACAGGAGATCCTCATCGAATCGGTCCAGCCAGTCGGTGTAGCGGCCATCATCTAGAAGGTCCGCCTCGCTGTAGTAAAAACTCTGCAACTCGTAGGCGCGCTCCATACTCACCAGTTCACCGACGACTGCGTCGTCCCTGCGTAGGTAATCAGTCACTGCTCTCTCCTCCCGTTAGTCTTGGGGGCTTTCAGCGCGAAAGCTTCTTAAGGTTCTGGCTGGGGTCTGCAAGCTTGTCCGGATCAGGGCTAATACCGCGGTCAATCATCCGGCGAGCGGCGCGAACTGCCATTGAATCGTCGATCGCTGCGGCTCCCACCACTTGTCCTTGCGCGTTCAATCGGAAAGCCACCGCAGGATGACCATCTCGGTCCTCGCGGACAACCGTGTTTCCTGGGAGGCTCATATCACCCACTCCCTCGACATGTACGCCATAACGATCAGACCAGAACCAGCCGGCACTGTGTTGAGGCAGATCCTTCCCCGTAATCGTGGCCGCCGCGGTCTGCGCGGTGTGCACTGCATTTTCCCAATGCTCATGACGCCGTTCGAGCGCACCGTCACTGCGTCGTGTGCGGGCACAATCACCGATCGCCCAGATCCCTGGCACGCTAGCTCTCTGTTCTTCATCGACGACAATGCCGTTGTCGAAATCCAGCTCTGCCGACCGTGCAAGGGCTTCTTCAGCAGTGATACCTACCGCAACGACAACCACGTCTGCTGCCAATGATGCGTGTCCCTTGATGTTCACCGTGAAGCGATGGTCGCCCTCCTCGTGATATTCAATTGATTCCGTAAGACCATTGATGTAGGCAACCCCATTATCCTCATGCATAGTGTGAAGGCGGGTAGCGATGTCCTCACCCACTGCCGGCACCAGTGCAACCGGAGCCGGATCAATGAGTGTGACCTGAGCTCCCAACTCCAAGGCAGAACCCGCCAATTCAGCTCCGATAAGCCCAGCTCCAACGATGGCCAAATCAATCCCCGGGCCGAGCTTTTCTTTAAGCAGTTCTGCATCCTTCATGGTCCTCAACGAAAAAATCTCAGGATGGTTGAACCCGGGAAGCGGTAGCACACGCGGCACACCACCCGTAGCGATGACAAGGTTGTCGTAGCCCAGGGTGTTCGAGTCCTTAAGCGTGACTTTCTTGTTGGCGCTATCGATGGCGATAGCCTCCGCCTGGATCACCTCCACCCGGTTTTCCTCATACCATTCGGTTGGGGCGAGCAGAAGGTCATCATGGCCCTTCGTGCCCTGCATGATCTCTTTCGACAAGGGCGGTCGATCATAGGGAAGTCCCTCTGGATCAACGATGGTGATCTC from the Corynebacterium ciconiae DSM 44920 genome contains:
- a CDS encoding aromatic-ring-hydroxylating dioxygenase subunit beta — encoded protein: MERAYELQSFYYSEADLLDDGRYTDWLDRFDEDLLYWAPTRSNRLRRQQALSVASYGEAAFYDETKESLAWRIRRFDSGMAWAEDPPSRTRHLISNLVFRHADLAGEPVIEARSNFLVWRTRLETEQDTFAGTRTDLLRTTGEGFKIFDRRILLDINVLTSKNISTFF
- a CDS encoding SDR family NAD(P)-dependent oxidoreductase; translation: MTQQRFQGHTLFITGAGSGLGAALARRFHAEGANVSVVDVSLERAHAVTTELGTSRALACSADVRSPHELHAAVDETCRMFGGIDTVIPNAGIWDYNRSVTRLNGDELASVCDEVFGINVKGYLLTVEATWRELVKSEGSIIMTLSNASYYPAGGGPVYTAAKFADRGLMLQFAHELAPKVRVNGVAVGGMRTDLRGPAAAGLDSRSFKDTMDRRPEGGNPYIPLHDISTDPRSFTGPYVMLADPADGANMTGSVIQIDGGIAARGFHTAAGGDCL
- a CDS encoding alpha/beta fold hydrolase, with translation MTETHIPDFKTDPFFGLEDKWLETAPGEITHYHELGEGTPILFLHGSGTGVTAAANWWLNLPQIAEFGRCIAIDSIGYGQTVVAEGTEYGIRQWVDHAIRVLDALGIEKTWIVGNSLGGWLAFQFAIDHPERLAGIISMGTGGAKLTGALKGHSNPTLTREGIRDTLELFVVDKTLITEELVDLRYNSALNDTASDRLKEVVAARDRDRNELPLDFDKLAELDIPVLLIHGTQDKVIPVSRTWDLLNVVPHADVHIFSQCGHWSQVERADEFNRVIKQWLSERL
- a CDS encoding AMP-binding protein translates to MINGVVHNPDSLDINPVTQIARHAQYKPEAVALVYENRTITYGELHNTLQRWVLHLDEAGVRQGDRVAYIGVNSVSFFYTMLASWWLGATFMPFNFRLSAPEVSKLLMQGTPHTVVVEGEYVGKAMTVYGIERQHVVAVDDDSLSPPDKTIPVYWHSTSTFPDPGESNPAPKVRPMGMKDLALLLFTSGTTGLPKGAQLTFGNLWWNQINVDTMVDVRPGDVTLATAPLFHVGALNSFSIRSLVRGNTVLIHRHFNPGGVLEEIEKYSVATAFLVPAQLEAMYKHPNFASSNLRSMRATICAGAPVPPVLIHRYMEKGINIQQAWGLTETSPFATYLPPEMTATKIGSCGIPMPYTEVKLMNPDTGEEVKEPGVSGEMWVRGPNVATGYWNNPEVTNSAYTAGWFHSGDIGIRDEDGFYYVVDRLKDLIITGGENVYPAEVERVVAGAEGVLGNTVVGHPDPEWGEIVVAVVQLDEGATLTIEHLREHCEHHLARYKLPKKLVLVDTIDRNSAGKVNKIAIREHVREVLAIERAHEEAEIRKDTHA
- a CDS encoding NAD(P)/FAD-dependent oxidoreductase — encoded protein: MAHTLIIGGGIGGFTLAQSLRKHDWEGEITIVDPEGLPYDRPPLSKEIMQGTKGHDDLLLAPTEWYEENRVEVIQAEAIAIDSANKKVTLKDSNTLGYDNLVIATGGVPRVLPLPGFNHPEIFSLRTMKDAELLKEKLGPGIDLAIVGAGLIGAELAGSALELGAQVTLIDPAPVALVPAVGEDIATRLHTMHEDNGVAYINGLTESIEYHEEGDHRFTVNIKGHASLAADVVVVAVGITAEEALARSAELDFDNGIVVDEEQRASVPGIWAIGDCARTRRSDGALERRHEHWENAVHTAQTAAATITGKDLPQHSAGWFWSDRYGVHVEGVGDMSLPGNTVVREDRDGHPAVAFRLNAQGQVVGAAAIDDSMAVRAARRMIDRGISPDPDKLADPSQNLKKLSR
- a CDS encoding PaaI family thioesterase; the encoded protein is MTFEDKWNAFYSRVNDIAITLGLYPIEGSAECVKVGMPLRAEVSQPAGMFAAPALFGLADITATWLVMYNVDEGVFPLAVSSTVNVVANAKTGDAIATARIVRAGKSIIVTDTEVHSSDSGTLLGKFITTYSVPRPRE